The region CAATGGCAAGATAAGCTATCGCGCGGTGGCCGACTCTTTCGGTATGCCTTACGCCGCAGTGGAAAGTTTTCTCTAGCGGGTGCGTGCGAAGTCGCCAGATATGCGCAGCAGTAATACCCACTTTTACCATTTCGACGACAAGGTTTAAGTCGATAGAGAAGCCGGTTCTATGCTTATAACAACAGACCAGTTCATTAAACGGCAGAGGTTGGTTAGACTTGCCCCATCGTAAATTCATCCCGGGCAAAAAATCATGACGAAAAATTTTGCAGATAACTCGTTGTCTATAGGACATACACCGCTGATTCGTCTGAACCGTGTGAGCGACGGCGCCAACGCGACCATTCTGGCCAAGATCGAGGGCCGCAATCCGGCGTACTCGGTCAAGGATCGTATCGGCGTCGCCATGATCGACGATGCCGAGAAGCGGGGCTTGTTGGGTCCAGGCAAAGAGCTTGTGGAACCCACCAGCGGCAATACCGGCATCGCGCTGGCTTTCGTTGCCGCCGCGAGGGGAATCCCGCTTACGCTGACGATGCCGGAAACCATGAGCATAGAGCGGCGCAAGCTGCTGGTTGCCTATGGGGCGAAACTGGTATTGACCGAAGGTGCCAAAGGCATGAGCGGCGCGGTTGCCAAAGCCAAAGAGATCGCGGCTTCCGATTCGAAGTATGTACTGCTGCAGCAGTTCGAGAACCCGGCCAATCCGGCCATTCATGAAGCGACGACCGGCCCCGAGATATGGGACGACACGGACGGCAAGGTCGATATTTTCATTTCGGGTGTCGGCACGGGCGGTACCATCACCGGCGTGTCGCGTTACATCAAGCAGACGCGCGGCAAGGCAATCAGGTCGGTGGCGGTGGAACCTTCGGCCAGCCCGATTCTGACGCAGAAGCGCGCGGGTCAGGAGTTCAAACCCGGACCGCACAAGATACAGGGTATCGGCGCGGGTTTTGTGCCCGGCGCACTGGATCTGTCGCTCGTGGATGACATCGAACAGGTGAGCAATGAAGACGCGGTGCTGTATGCGCGCCGCCTGGCGCGAGAAGAGGGCATCATTTCCGGCATCTCCAGCGGTGCCGCTGTGGCAGTTGCTGTGCGTCTGGCCCGGAAGGCGGAGAACGCAGGCAAGACCATCGTCGTGATATTGCCCGATTCCGGAGAGCGCTATCTCAGTTCAATTTTGTTTGAGGGGCTTTTCGACGCATCAGGCATCGCTATCTAGACAGATATTGCAGTGCAAAAGGGCGCGCCAGCATTTATCATGCTGGCGCGCCCTTTTTTTCAGGACTGAACATGTACAAGACGCTGGACGACCATGTTGGCAATACGCCGCTGGTCAAACTCAAACGCATTCCGGGCAACACCTCGAATATCGTTCTCGCAAAACTGGAAGGGAACAACCCGGCCGGTTCGGTTAAGGACAGACCGGCGCTTTCCATGATCCGTCATGCCGAAGAGCGAGGCGACATCAAACCTGGCGATACGCTGATTGAAGCAACCAGCGGCAATACCGGCATCGCGCTGGCGATGGCGGCGGCCATGCGCGGCTACAAAATGATCCTGGTGATGCCGGAAAATCAGAGCGTGGAGCGACGCCAGACCATGCGCGCGTTCGGCGCGGAACTGGTGCTTACGCCGAAGGCGGGCAGCATGGAAATGGCGCGCGACACGGCGGAGAAGCTTCGCGATGAAGGCAAGGGCATCATCCTCGACCAGTTCGCCAACCCGGACAATCCGCTGGCGCATTACGAAGGAACCGCGCCGGAGATATGGCGCGACACGCAGGGCGGCATTACGCATTTCGTGAGCAGCATGGGTACGACCGGTACCATCATGGGTTGCTCGCGATTCTTCAAGGAAAAAAATCCCGGCATCCAGATCGTCGGCGCGCAGCCGGAAGAAGGCGCGCAGATTCCCGGTATCCGCAAATGGCCGGAAGCCTATCTGCCCAGGATATACAGCCCGCAAAACGTGGACAAACTGGAGTACGTCGGGCAGCGGGATGCAGAAGAGATGACACGCCGCCTGGCGCGTGAAGAAGGTATCTTTTGCGGCATTTCGTCCGGTGGTGCGTTGAGCGTGGCACTGCGCATCTCGCAACAGGTGACGAACGCAACCATCGTATTCATCGTCTGCGATCGCGGTGACCGTTATCTTTCCACCGGGGTATTTCCTGCCTGAGGCGCATGACTTTCCTGCCTGCACGAATTTCAATTACTTTGGCGTGCATTTTATTGGCCGCCGCACTATGGGCTTCACCGATAGCGTTTGGCGAAGAGATGGCTGGCCAGATGCCGGAGTTGGTGGGTCCCGTACCCGAGTTGGTAGGGCCGATGCCTGAGATTGTAGGGCCTGCGCCTGAGATGGTGGGGCCGCCCGCCCCGCCTGTGGTCGCAGAAGATTCCCCGAATGTGCTGGATACACCGCGTAACTATCTGTCGGACGAGCTTGTTGGGCTGGTCAGCCACATTGACCGCTTTTTTGGTGATGACCGCCATTATCAGGAGACCAACGACAGCACATTCCTGCTGAACGTCAATCGGGTGGCGGGATACAACCCCCAGCAACAATCGATGTTGTCGTTCATGGCCAACGTGCATCTACCCATTGCGGAACGGAAACTGCACTTGTTGGTGGAAACGAACCCCGACAAGAACGCCGTCGTCGACCCGACGCAGATATTGCAGCAGCCGCAGCAACCGAACCAGCCTGCATCGCAACAGCAGAGTTTCGGTGCGGCGTTGCGGTTCATGCAGCAGGAAGCCGAGCATTGGCACTTGAGCGCGGACGGCGGACTCAAATTTCAGGGATTGGGCACGACCCCTTTTGCGCGCGCGCGCGGCAGTTGGGAAGGGTCTCCGCTCGAACAATGGCACGCGAAGCTGGCGGAGACCACCTTCTGGTTCAACACCATCGGTGTCGGCGAGACAACGCAGCTGGATATCGAGCACACCTTCAGCGAGAGCATCCTGTTTCGTGCCACCAGCGTTGCCAACTGGCTCAAGAACACGCAAAACTTCGACCTGCGGCAGGACTTGTCGGTATTTGATACCCTGGACGAACGCACCGCCGTGATGTACCAGGCAAGTGCGATCGGCGTAAGCCAGCCGGTAACGCAGGTCGTGGACTATGTCGTCCTGATGCAATATCGCTATCGATTGCATCGAAAATGGATGTTCCTGGATTTGAGCCCGCAGCTGCATTTTCCGCGCGAAAGGGAGTTCCGGCCCAGTCCGCAGCTAGCGTTGCGGCTGGAGGTCATGTTCGACGAAGTGAAGTGAGATCGCGTTATTGCCGGTGGTGCGCGACGGTCAATGAGTGAATAATTCTGCCGAGCCGGGTTTTTGTGCTATCGCCTGTTCGATATCGGCTTGCGTCAGGGGGCCGTCATGGTGGCCGATGAGTCTGCCGGAAGGAGAATAGAGGAAGCTGGTGGGCATCCCTTTCATTTCGCCGAAATCGCTGGCAATGTCCTCGTTGCCCAGGACGATAGGATAAGAAACAGACGTTGACCTAACCGCATCCATGACCTCCTGGTTTTTCCGGTACATTACTGCAACTCCGATCACCAGCAAGTCCTTGTGCTGTTTCTGCAAGGTATCAAGGCCCGGCATTTCCTGCAGGCAAGGCTCGCACCATGGTGCCCAGAAATTGACCAGCACCCATTTGCCCTTCAACTCGGAGAGTTTGTAGTGCGTTCCGTCCTTGTCCTTCAAGCTCCAATCATTTGCCAGGGCAATGTGGACCGTACACAGCGAAAGAAAGAGCGCAAGCAGCACTCCTTTATATTTAGCTGGAGATCCCCGTTTTGATTGCGCGTTCATTTGCGTCATTACCGTCCGATTGAGGTTTTGTCCGAAAGTTTGTCTCACATTCACCGTCACGGCTTAGATCGGTATCAACTGGAGAGAGTTGAAGTGATCACGTCGGTCAGAACATGTAGGTCATGCCTGCATTGCCCAGCCACTGAGGCACCAACTGGTTACCGTTAGAAAATCGGTATGCCGGAATATAAATTGAAGCGTTGGCCTGCAAGTGTCTGGTCAAGTTCACCATCACACCAGGTGCGATGTACAAATTCTTGTAGCCGCTATTCACGTTACCGTAAATGGCGTCTCCCCCGCCTTGGTCGCTTCCTCGCCACTGGGCGCTGATTTGCAGCATGGGAATCAGCTTGGTGGCACCCGTTAAACCGTTATAGGTCACCCCTGCCGTGATATTGAGACTGTCTCCGGGCTTGTATGTCTGGTAGGTGTTCAGCGCGTGCCGATAAGTTCCCTGTGAAAACCAGCCAAACGCCTTGCCGAGATACCCCATTTTGTAGCCGCCGAGCAGTAAGTCAGTGGTCCCGGTTCCCGGCTCTGTATCGCGATCCAGCAAAGGCGATGCGGTAGTGGTACCTGTCGGCAATTTCAAGCCGAAGGTGAGCCCGCTGGACATGTCGGCATCAAACCCGGTGTACATTCCCATCACGCGGATATCGGAAAGTCTGCGGACATTCGCGTTTTGAATGCCGGGTGTCACACCTGCAGCCGCATCGGTGATACCCGGCGTGCCATTGGTGTCGGTGGTGAAAGATCTTTGCCAAAAAGGCACCATGGCCATGATTCCCCAATCCCTGTTGAACATATGCTGCCCGTAAAGATTGTAGTATTCGGTTTTTATCTGCTGGTCCGGGTTGAGTGCGCCTGCCGCATTGCTTGAGCCGCTGTGGTTCTGATTCTGATTCATGTACGCGTATTGCAAAGAAACCTGGTCGTTCATGCCGGATACCGGCAAGCCTGGCAGGCCGACATCAAAAATTCCGCATCCGCAAGCGCATGCAAAGACCGGAGCGGGCACGAGCGCAACTCCAAGGAAAGCCATGGAACGAAATATTTTATGTGATGATTTTGTTTTTTCGGTCACGCGAAATTGTTGCATGCTGAATTCCCCTATTTTTATTTTATAGATTGAGTGAGGTTTCCCACTCGGGGAATTATAGAAGTTCATTTTCCGGCGAAGGTGCGACATATTGTCGCAGGTGATATCGAGCCCTGATCGGCTTGATCCCGAAAGCGGTTTTGACCGGCGCTGAATGAATATCTCACGATGAATACAGTCGGAACGCCAATTATCCCTTGATAAAAAACAAGGATTCAAATCCCACTCCGAGGCTGATGGTTTTTGAATTTTCATCGCGATGGCGCGTAGTGTAAAAAGAACGTTAATAAAATGTATGCAAATATCCCGACACGATAAGCAAGGCTATTGTAATGATATAGCTTGTTGCATGAAACTCCGCCAAACGTGTGGTCCGCGGCGCATCGAAGCCTTGCACCGACAATGTTTGCTGTGTCATCTTTCAAGTCATTTGAAACTCCTGCAGCCATAACACACCATCCTGTTACCGGAAAGAGTCATGCGGCGTTATCTTCGGGACAAAGCGGTGAATAGCATATGTGAGAAATATTTTTGTATTAATATTGGCAGGGCTTAATGGGGATGGTTAAGTCGACATAAAACTCGATACTGGGGAGCTTCATGGGAATTCGATTTAAATTCAATTTCGTTTTGATTGCCGTTTTCATTGTCGGGTTCGCTACTGCCGGCGCGATTTCATTTCAGCTGTTGCAGGATAATGCACGCGATGAGGTGCTTAGAAATGCTTCACTGATGATGGAATCCGCCTATTCTGTGCGCACCTATACGGTTGAACAGATCCAGCCAAAGCTGATCGGTCAGCTCGATCAGGTTTTCATGCCACAGACAGTTCCGGCATATGCTGCCACTGAAACTTTCATCGAGCTCAAGAAAAAATATCCGGACTTTAGTTATAAGGAAGCCACGCTTAACCCGACCAATCTTCGCGACAGAGCCAGCGATTGGGAGGCGGATATGGTCAACCAGTTTCGCCAGCGCGATGACGTCAAGGAAATCGTCGCCGAAAGGGACACTCCGACGGGACGCCAACTTTACATTGCCAAACCGATCAGAATCACCAATCCTGCCTGCCTTCAGTGCCATACGTCTGCCGAGTCTTCACCGCCAAGCATGGTTAAGATCTATGGGACAGCCAACGGGTTTGGCTGGCAACTGAATGACATAGTGGGTGCCCAGGTTGTGACTGTTCCAATGGATGTTCCCATGAAGAAGGCCAAGAAGACATTTGAAACTTTTATAGCTTCTTTATTTGCAGTCTTCATTGTGATTTTTATCATCTTGAATCTGATGATCAGTTATCTCATCATCAATCCGATTCGCCACATATCACGCTCGGCGGACAAGATCAGCAATGGCGAGTTCGGCGAACCCGAGCTATCCGAATCGGGCAAGGATGAAATGGCGGTTCTGTCGAGTTCGTTCAACCGTATGCGCCGCAGCCTTGAAAAAGCCATACAGATGATTGAAGAATGATTTTTGGCATCATTTCTCAAATATGGGGCAGATAGAACAAGGGATGAATAAACCAAGTGGCGAATCTGCCAATGTGCTGGCTCTTCCGGAGCATCACAATATCCATGAATACCTGATTCAAAAGACCCTCGGGGGTGGCGCGTTCGGCATCACTTATCTGGCTAAAGATACGAATCTTAATCTGGAGGTCGCCATCAAGGAATACATGCCCGTTGATCTTGCGGTCCGGGATGGCGAGTTTCATGTCACGCCCAACAGCGAAAAATCATCTGAATTATTCCAGTGGGGACTTGAAAGATTCATTGAAGAGGCAAGAGCCTTGGCCAATTTTCGTCACCCCAATATCGTTCGGGTGCTGCGCTACTTCAAGTCGTACGGAACAGCCTATATTGTGATGGAGTATGAATCGGGCGAATCCCTGAAACAATGGATGCCGGCACACCATCCCATTGAACCAAACGACCTTCTCGCCGTCGTAAATCCGCTGCTTGACGGGCTCGAGCTGATACACAAAGGAAATTTCCTCCACAGGGATATCAAGCCGGACAACATATATATCCGTCACGATGGAACCCCCGTTTTGCTCGACTTCGGAGCCGCTAGGCAGGTGCACTCCGGCCGGGACCTGACGGCAATATTCAGTCCGGGCTTTGCCCCTTTCGAGCAATACCATTCGCATGGCAATCAGGGGCCCTGGACGGATATATATTCTTTGGCTGCGGTCATGTACTGGATGATCGGCGGCGAGAAGCCCACGGATGCTGCCGCTCGTCTAAAGAATCACGCGATGGTCCCTGCCGTCGACATTGATCGACATAATCTTTTTGCAGCCGCTTTTCTGGCTGCGATCGACTCGGCCCTCGAACCGGATGAAGCCTTGAGACCACAAACCATCTCCGACTTTAGAGCGCGGCTCAATAATGCATCGATTGAATCAGGAACAGCTGCCGCGGATGCCAATAGAACCCATCTGAATCTGCACATAAACCAGAACATCAAATTCAACACCGGTTTTCAGAATGAAGCAAATAGTCGACGCAACTTTATTTGTTCCTTGATGTTTCTCGATATCGTTGCTTACTCTAAATGTTCTGTAGACGAGCAGTTTTCTCTGAAATCGGAATTCAACCAAATCATCGCCACAAAACTGTCTCACATCCCGCAAGATTCCCGCATCACGCTCGATACGGGCGATGGCGCTGCAATCTGTTTTATGGGCGATCCCGAAGAAGTCCTGCATGCCGCAGAAGAGATACAGGGGCTGCTATTGGCGCAGCAGCGTTTGCAGGTGCGCATGGGATTGCATATCGGGCCGATACGGGTGCTTAACGATTTGAACAACCGGAATAATCTGATTGGTGACGGAATCAATGTGGCTCAACGGGTCATGAGTTTTGCCGAAAACAATCAATTGGTCGTCTCGCGTGCATTCTATGACGTGGTGTCATGCCTGACAGATAATGCGGCTAAACATTTTCGTCATTTGGGCGAGCATCGTGACAAGCATGATCGCGCGCACGATTTGTATGAAGTGATTTCGGGCGCCGAGGAAACCGATCCGTTTGACAAAACCATTGCGTTGTCCAAATCGGAAAAGGGGGCCTTAAAACCCATCGATGTCAAAGACATTGAAATGCTGGAAACCGAATTGTGTCGGCTGATCGGTCCGCTGGCACTGGTATTGGTCAAGAAAGCCTCTGCCAGAGCAAAATCTTTTGAAGATTTGCGTGAAATCGT is a window of Sideroxydans sp. CL21 DNA encoding:
- the cysK gene encoding cysteine synthase A, which codes for MTKNFADNSLSIGHTPLIRLNRVSDGANATILAKIEGRNPAYSVKDRIGVAMIDDAEKRGLLGPGKELVEPTSGNTGIALAFVAAARGIPLTLTMPETMSIERRKLLVAYGAKLVLTEGAKGMSGAVAKAKEIAASDSKYVLLQQFENPANPAIHEATTGPEIWDDTDGKVDIFISGVGTGGTITGVSRYIKQTRGKAIRSVAVEPSASPILTQKRAGQEFKPGPHKIQGIGAGFVPGALDLSLVDDIEQVSNEDAVLYARRLAREEGIISGISSGAAVAVAVRLARKAENAGKTIVVILPDSGERYLSSILFEGLFDASGIAI
- the cysM gene encoding cysteine synthase CysM, whose protein sequence is MYKTLDDHVGNTPLVKLKRIPGNTSNIVLAKLEGNNPAGSVKDRPALSMIRHAEERGDIKPGDTLIEATSGNTGIALAMAAAMRGYKMILVMPENQSVERRQTMRAFGAELVLTPKAGSMEMARDTAEKLRDEGKGIILDQFANPDNPLAHYEGTAPEIWRDTQGGITHFVSSMGTTGTIMGCSRFFKEKNPGIQIVGAQPEEGAQIPGIRKWPEAYLPRIYSPQNVDKLEYVGQRDAEEMTRRLAREEGIFCGISSGGALSVALRISQQVTNATIVFIVCDRGDRYLSTGVFPA
- a CDS encoding TlpA disulfide reductase family protein, whose protein sequence is MNAQSKRGSPAKYKGVLLALFLSLCTVHIALANDWSLKDKDGTHYKLSELKGKWVLVNFWAPWCEPCLQEMPGLDTLQKQHKDLLVIGVAVMYRKNQEVMDAVRSTSVSYPIVLGNEDIASDFGEMKGMPTSFLYSPSGRLIGHHDGPLTQADIEQAIAQKPGSAELFTH
- a CDS encoding DUF3365 domain-containing protein, with product MGIRFKFNFVLIAVFIVGFATAGAISFQLLQDNARDEVLRNASLMMESAYSVRTYTVEQIQPKLIGQLDQVFMPQTVPAYAATETFIELKKKYPDFSYKEATLNPTNLRDRASDWEADMVNQFRQRDDVKEIVAERDTPTGRQLYIAKPIRITNPACLQCHTSAESSPPSMVKIYGTANGFGWQLNDIVGAQVVTVPMDVPMKKAKKTFETFIASLFAVFIVIFIILNLMISYLIINPIRHISRSADKISNGEFGEPELSESGKDEMAVLSSSFNRMRRSLEKAIQMIEE
- a CDS encoding protein kinase; its protein translation is MKNDFWHHFSNMGQIEQGMNKPSGESANVLALPEHHNIHEYLIQKTLGGGAFGITYLAKDTNLNLEVAIKEYMPVDLAVRDGEFHVTPNSEKSSELFQWGLERFIEEARALANFRHPNIVRVLRYFKSYGTAYIVMEYESGESLKQWMPAHHPIEPNDLLAVVNPLLDGLELIHKGNFLHRDIKPDNIYIRHDGTPVLLDFGAARQVHSGRDLTAIFSPGFAPFEQYHSHGNQGPWTDIYSLAAVMYWMIGGEKPTDAAARLKNHAMVPAVDIDRHNLFAAAFLAAIDSALEPDEALRPQTISDFRARLNNASIESGTAAADANRTHLNLHINQNIKFNTGFQNEANSRRNFICSLMFLDIVAYSKCSVDEQFSLKSEFNQIIATKLSHIPQDSRITLDTGDGAAICFMGDPEEVLHAAEEIQGLLLAQQRLQVRMGLHIGPIRVLNDLNNRNNLIGDGINVAQRVMSFAENNQLVVSRAFYDVVSCLTDNAAKHFRHLGEHRDKHDRAHDLYEVISGAEETDPFDKTIALSKSEKGALKPIDVKDIEMLETELCRLIGPLALVLVKKASARAKSFEDLREIVSQSITDPILKQSFMSTSGRQAASNTAPFRDGGVSSTKSKSKMIEKDTQPEIHLIGSEEKTINEDRVARLEQLFVQFIGPVGRILIKNELRRTDDYGQLCEKLALHIDNPEVRAAFRKKISI